The stretch of DNA CCTCTTCGCCGGGCGTTCGGCTTGAAGAAGATCATCGTCTCTACGTATCAGGCTGTATCCGGAGCAGGAGCGAAAGCGGTTGAAGAACTGAATGAGCAGACGAAAGCAATCATCAACGGGGAGAATTATGAACCGGGAATTCTGCCGGTGGGCAGCGGCAAGAAGCATTATCAGATTGCTTTTAACGCAATTCCGCAAATCGATAAGTTCGAGGAGAATGGCTATACATTCGAAGAAATGAAAATGATTAATGAAACGAAGAAAATCATGCATATGCCTCAATTGCATGTGGCAGCTACTTGCGTCCGTCTTCCGGTGGCGACAGGACATTCAGAGTCCGTCTATTTTGAAGTGGAAAAGCAGGGCTTAAATGCTTCAGATATTCAGGAGCAATTAAAAGAAGCGCCTGGAATTGTGCTTGAAGACAATCCTTCCGAGCAAGTATATCCAATGCCAGCGAATTGCGTAGGCAAAAACGATGTGTTTGTCGGACGCATCCGTAAAGATCTGGATGAAGATGCAGGTTTTCATATGTGGGTCGTTTCTGATAACCTATTAAAAGGAGCGGCTTGGAACTCCGTTCAGATTGCAGAAACATTAATTGAAATGGGCCTTGTTCAGGCGAAATAAAAAGCCTAACGTTCACCAAGGACAGGTAGAGGTGTAAATAATGAAAATCATCGTACAAAAATTTGGCGGAACATCTGTCCGCGATCAGCAATCGCGATTAAATGCCAAACGTCATATTGAAAAAGCAATGAAAGAGGGGTACAAGGTCGTTGTCGTGGTCTCCGCTATGGGCCGTAAAGGCGAGCCGTATGCGACCGACACGCTGTTGTCACTAGTGAACGGGGAAGAAATGAAGCTGACTGCAAGAGAGCAGGATATGCTTCTTTCTTGTGGAGAGATTATTTCCAGTCTCGTTTTTGCAAATATGCTGCTGGATAATGGAATCTCCGCTTGCGCCTTAAATGGCGCCCAGGCGGGATTTATGACAAACAGCGAACATACGAACGCGAAAATACTGGAAATGAAATGCACTAGACTGCTAAGCGAACTCGAAACCCATGATGTGGTTGTCGTTGCTGGTTTCCAAGGAGCCAATAAGGCGGGAGATGTGACAACAATCGGCCGCGGCGGAAGCGACACATCAGCGGCCGCTTTAGGTGCGGCTTTGGGAGCGGAGTGGGTCGATATCTTTACGGATGTGGAAGGGATTATGACGGCTGACCCTAGAATTGCCGATAAAGCCCGCCCGCTGGCTGTTGTGACCTATAACGAAGTGTGCAATATGGCTTATCAGGGGGCAAAAGTCATCCATCCGCGAGCGGTGGAGATTGCGATGCAGGCGAAGGTGCCTATCCGCATCCGTTCCACGTATTCAGATGGTGTAGGAACGCTAGTGACGTCACTAGCTAAGCAAAACAAAGGGTCCGATATTCGCGAACGTTTAGTGACGGGAATTGCTCACGTAGCGGATGTAGCCCAAATCAAAGTGCATGCGAAAAAGGACCACTATAATTTGCAGGCGGAAGTATTTAAAGCGATGGCGAATGAGCACATCTCAGTTGATTTCATCAATATTTCTCCTACTGGTGTCGTCTATACTGTGAATGGGAAAATGGCAGAGCACGCCCGAGAGGTGTTGCGAAGCTTAGGATACGAACCAGAAATTGAAAAGGGATGTGCCAAGGTTTCGGTAGTTGGAGCCGGCATGACTGGCGTGCCTGGAGTAACCTCGACGATTGTTCATGCGCTTGCTGATAAAGGAGTGCGCATCCTGCAGTCAGCAGACAGCCATACTACGATCTGGGTGCTTGTCAAGAACGAAGAGTTAACCACAGCCGTTAATGCCCTGCATGATGCATTTCATTTGCATGAAGAACATTTTGAATATGAATTTAAGAAATAAGCCGCTTAGAAAGAGGAGGAGAAAGCATGGCTTCATTTGGTCGGGTCTCTACCGCGATGGTAACCCCTTTTGATTCAAAAGGGAATATTGATTTTGGGAAAATTACGCAACTGGTTGATTACTTAATCGAAAATGGAACAGATTCAATCGTTGTAGCCGGCACAACAGGGGAGTCCCCTACGCTGACTTCCGAAGAGAAGATCGCTTTATTTAAACATACAGTTACAGCGGCAGCTGGACGAGTACCGGTTATTGCCGGTACAGGCAGCAATAATACAAAGAGCACAATTGAGCTGACAAAGAAAGCGGAAGAAGCCGGTGTGGACGCGATTATGCTCGTTGCCCCGTATTATAATAAGCCGAATCAAGAAGGGATTTACCAGCATTTCAAAACAGCTGCTCTTGCTACTTCACTGCCGGTGATGCTTTACAATATTCCGGGACGTGCAGGGGTGAATATTGCGCCGGAAACGATCATTCAATTGTCTGAAATCGACAATATTGTCGCTGTGAAAGAAGCCAGCGGGGATATAGATGCGGTGACGGAAATCATTGCAAAAACGGCGAATGATTTCCTTGTTTATTGCGGGGACGATGGGCTGACTCTTCCCGTATTGTCTGTCGGCGGAGATGGAGTCGTATCGGTCGCTTCTCACATTGCCGGAAAGGAAATGCAGCAAATGGTCACAGCTTTCCTTGAAGGCAATATTCAGCAAGCAGCGAAGATTCATCAAGAGCTGCTGCCTCTGATGAGAGGATTGTTTGCTGCGCCAAGTCCGGTGCCGGTCAAAACAGCTCTGCAAATCAAAGGAATGGATATGGGATCGGTTCGCTTGCCGCTCGTTCCTTTGACAGAAGCCGAGAGAGCCCGCTTACTGAAACTGCTCTAATCATCCCGTTTGCACAAAAGCTGCAGGAATAACTAGAATAAATAATCTTGATGCATGAGGCTGGGGCATAACTAAATTTGCTGACATGAAAGCCAAATCTTGTGTTTTAATTAAATATGAAAAACGATAAAGCCGAACTATTACGAAGCTCTCCATTAGAGTTCTGAATAATAGTTCGGCTTTTATTATTAGTTGAAAACCTGTTATCCCCGCCTCATGATTGCGGGAATACATAGCGATGTTCCGCCGGACAGAAGAATGTATTGGCTTTACTTTCCTTCATCCATTATAATAAAACTATTGGTATGGGACGGGCTGGTCTTGTATATAGGAGGAATTATAAATTGGGTAAGAAGAAAAACGAAATAATTAAAGTGATTCCGCTTGGCGGAGTAGGTGAAATTGGAAAGAATATGACGGTCATCGAAGTTGACCAGGAGATCTTTGTGGTTGATGCGGGATTGATGTTCCCGGAAAACGAAATGCTCGGGATCGATACGGTCATTCCCGATATTTCTTATTTAATCGAAAATAAAGAGCGCGTAAAAGGAATTTTTCTTACTCATGGACATGAAGACGCGATTGGAGCTTTAGGCTATGTGCTGAAGAAAGTAAAAGCGCCGGTGTATGGAACGAAACTGACGATTGCTTTGGCGAAGATGCGCTTGCGTGAAGAAAACGTTAAAGATGAAGTGAAGTACTACACCGTTCATTCGGATTCCAAGCTTCGGTTTGAAGGGGTGGATGTCACATTCTTCCGTACAACGCACAGCATTCCTGATTCACTCGGTGTTGCGATTTTAACTTCAGAAGGGGCGATTGTTCATACCGGAGAATTTAAATTTGATCAGGCGGCTAAAGGCTTTTATGAACCGGACATCGGCAAGATGGCTCAGTTAGGCCGCAATGGTGTCTTTATGCTGTTGTCTGATTCAACGGAAGCAGAGCGCCCCGGACATACAACGTCTGAATCTGTGGTTGCTGGCCAGTTATCCGATGCGTTTCATTCGGCGAAAGGGCGGGTGATTGTAGCTTCCTTTGCTTCCAATCTTGTCCGCATTCAGCAAGTATTTGATGCCGCTTATGAAAACGGCCGGAAAGTGGCAATCAGCGGAAGAAGCTTGCAGCGCGTCAATGATATTGCCATCAAGCTGGGCTATTTAAATGTCAAAGAGGATGTGCTAATTAGCCTGCAGGAAATCTCTGAATACCCGGATCACAAAGTGGTCATTTTAACGACAGGTGTTCAGGGCGAGCCAATCGAAGCATTGCAGAAGATGGCCAAAGGGGCGAATAAGCATGTCAAAATCAAACAAAACGATACCGTGTTGCTGACGGCGACGCCATCCCCTGGATTGGAGCTTCTGATGGCTAAAACCGTCAATCTTCTTTACCGCGCCGGAGCGACCGTATTAACAGGGGACCGCAAAGTTCATGTATCGGGACACGGCTTTCAGGAAGATTTGAAGTTTATGCTGAACATCATGAAACCGCGTTTCTTTGTTCCAATTCAAGGGGAGTACCGCATGCTGAAATCTCATGCGAAACTAGCTGTGCAGACAGGCGTGCCAGAAGAGAATATTTATATTCCCGAAAAAGGAGACGTCATCGAGTATAAGAACAATAAGCTTCGCGTCACTTCAAAGGTTTCAGCTGGAAATGTGCTGATTGACGGCATTGGCGTAGGAGATGTCGGCAATATCGTTTTGCGGGACCGGAAGCTGCTTTCTCAAGATGGCATCTTTATAGTAGTGATTACATTAAGCAAAAAAGCAAAGAAAATAGTCTCCGGTCCAGAAATTATATCTCGCGGCTTTGTCTATGTGAGGGAATCCGAAAAATTAATGGATGAATCCACTAAGCTGGTCACTGACATTGTCGAAAAGAATATGGCTGGTGAATCGTTTGAATGGGCCAGCATTAAACAGGATGTCAGAGACCAGCTTAATACATTTTTATTTGAAAGAACAAAACGCCGCCCAATGATCCTGCCAATAATCATGGAAGTATAAAATCATAAAAAACCATTCTTGGCCTCAGTGCTCATGCCCTTCCCAGCAGAGGGAGTGAGAATGGCGCCATAAGAGGATTGAAAAGAGCCCCAGGGCTCTTTTTTTCTGTCTTCGCAGCCTTGAAAGGATAAATTCAGAAAAAATGAGAAAGATATTCTTATTCAAGAATGAAAGGAGCAGATGGAGTTGGATACGGATCAGGATAGAAAGAGAATGGAGGCTGGAGCGGAGCCTAAAGAAACACAGGAAAAAACAGAATCCGCTTTAATGGAAAAGATTCAGCAGCTTGGCCAAACGAACGTTCCGCAAATGGCTAAGGATACATCCGTTCATTGTTTGACCATTATCGGTCAAATTGAAGGGCATTTGCAGCTACCTCCCCAAAATAAAACGACCAAGTATGAACATGTGATTCCGCAAATTGTAGCCATTGAGCAAAATCCTGATATTAAAGGGCTGCTTGTGATCTTAAACACGGTTGGCGGGGATGTGGAAGCAGGGCTTGCCATTTCCGAAATGCTCGCATCTTTATCGAAACCGACCGTTTCTATCGTGCTCGGCGGCGGCCATTCCATTGGTGTGCCGATTGCAGTCTCTTGCGACTACAGCTTTATTGCTGAAACCGCTACAATGACGATTCATCCTATTCGCTTAACTGGATTGGTCATCGGCGTTCCTCAAAGCTTTGAGTATTTAGATAAAATGCAGGAACGCGTCGTTAAATTTGTCACCAGACATTCGGGCATTCAAGAGCAAGCGTTTAGAGATTTAATGCTGGCGAAAGGCAATTTAACGAGAGATATCGGTACGAATGTGGTTGGTAAAGATGCGGTCAACTACGGTTTGATCAATGAAGTCGGAGGAATTGGCGAGGCGATGAAAAAACTGAATAAATTCATTCAAGAGAATGAAACAGAAAGCAAGATGATCCAATGATTTTATATACCACGATGCCTCAAGAACATATTTTCCCGCATGATTTTACATCGGAGGAACTCGAGCTGATCTCCTGGAATGGCATTCCTCTTTATGCGGAGCGCGCCGATCACCAATATCGGGTCATTCGAATCGTCAGCACCGATCCATCTCATTATTTGAACGACTCCCTTACACCCGGAAGCATGATTTCTCGTTAAACAGTATTAGAAGGATGCGAACAAATATGCTATAATAAAGAAAGCAGCCAAAGCGGCTGCTTTCTTACTTTTATGTAATAATCTATGGAGTAGGTGGTTGGCCATGACTCGAAAAAGAAAGAAATCGTCTAGACGGACTAAGAAATCGCCGCAAATAAAAGAGGCATTAAAGCTTGAACTTATCGGCATAATATTAATTGCTTTGAGTCTAATAGGAATCATTCAGCTAGGAGCAGTAGGAAAAGCATTTGTTTATTTTTTTCGCTTTTTTTTCGGCCAATGGTATATGCTGGGGTTTATCGGAACCATCCTATACGGTACCTACATAATGGTTAAACGGGAAAGACCGCTTCTATTTCAGCGCAGGCAGGCGGGCGTGTATATTGTTGTCATCAGCCTGTTGCTATTAAGCCACGTAAAGCTGTTTGAGCTGTTAGGAAATGGCCGTTTATTTGCCGAACCTAGCGTTTTGGTCAATACGTGGAAGCTGTATTGGCTGGAAGTGAAGGAAGGGGCTCGCTTAACGAGCGATCTCGGAGGCGGGATGATTGGAGCGGTTTTGTTTTCTGTCTCGCATTTTTTATTTGATACGTTAGGCACCCGAATTCTAAGCTTTGTTCTCATAATGATCGGTTTAATTTTAATAACGGGAAAATCGGCGGGAGAATTATTCAGTCAACTGTCTGCCGCTGTCAAGAAAAACATTCAAAAGCAATGGCGAGCCTTCCGGCAAGATTTAAAGGACTGGCAAAGCGAGAGGCAAACCCGCGCCCGCAAACAAGCGGAGAAAGATGAAGCAGCTGATCGCACCGTCAAGATCAAGGGGGTGTCCTCGTCTTCGGCGGCAAGCGAGGAAGAGGAGTTTGACCATTCCGATCCAATTATTTCAAGCTTTTCGGAACGGGCATATACAGAGGAACCGCATGCGGACAAAGAGCCAGCGGAGCCTGGCAAAAAATCAGCTGCAAAAGCGGGGGGAAAAGAGGAAGATGCGCCGGCAATCTCCTTTACTGAAGTGGAAAATAAAGATTATCAGCTGCCGCCGCTTAAATTGCTGAAAAGGCCGAAGCAAACAGATCAAAGCAGGGAATACCAGCAAATTCATGCGAATGCCGCCAAGCTTGAAAGAACGTTCCAAAGCTTTGGTGTAAAGGCCAAGGTCACTCAGGTTCATCTTGGGCCTGCTGTTACAAAATATGAAGTTCACCCGGACGTGGGCGTAAAGGTAAGCAAGATTGTTAGCTTAAGTGACGATTTGGCATTGGCTCTTGCTGCCAAAGATATTCGGATGGAGGCACCCATCCCGGGCAAATCGGCCATCGGCATTGAAGTGCCCAATTCGGAGGTGGCCGTTGTGTCCCTGCGGGAAGTCGTGGAAGCCAATGCCCATAAAAAGCCAGAATCGAAGCTGCTGATTGCTTTCGGCCGCGATATTACGGGAGAAGCGGTTTCAACGGAATTAAATAAAATGCCGCATTTACTCGTTGCAGGAGCAACGGGCAGCGGCAAAAGTGTTTGCATCAACGGAATTATTACCAGCATTTTGATGAGAGCGAAGCCTCATGAAGTGAAAATGATGATGATCGACCCTAAAATGGTGGAATTGAATGTATATAACGGTATTCCCCATCTGCTGGCACCCGTTGTTACAGATCCAAAAAAAGCCTCCCAGGCCTTAAAGAAGGTCGTCGGTGAAATGGAGCGGCGCTATGATCTATTCTCCCATAGCGGAACAAGAAATATCGAAGGCTATAATGAACATATTAAGCGCCATAATGCAGCAACGGGAGAAAAACAGCCGCTTCTTCCATATATCGTCGTGATTGTGGATGAGCTGGCTGACTTGATGATGGTTGCGTCTAAAGATGTGGAAGATTCGATTACGCGATTAGCTCAGATGGCTCGGGCGGCCGGCATTCATCTCATCATTGCCACACAGCGCCCGTCCGTTGATGTCATCACGGGTGTGATCAAAGCTAATATCCCATCGAGAGTTGCTTTTGCTGTTTCTTCGATGACTGATTCAAGAACGATCCTTGACATGGGCGGAGCCGAAAAGCTGTTAGGACGCGGGGATATGCTCTTCCATCCGGTAGGCTCTTCCAAACCCGTGCGAATACAGGGGGCCTTCTTATCTGATGAAGAAGTGGAGGATGTAGTGAACTTTGTCATCTCCCAGCAGAAAGCGCAATATCAGGAGAGTATGATTCCTGAAGATGTGCCGGAGACGAAGGATGAAGTGGAAGATGAATTATATGATGAAGCTGTTCATCTTGTAGCTGAAATGCAGACAGCATCCGTTTCGATGCTTCAGCGCCGATTCCGCATCGGCTACAGCCGGGCGGCAAGGCTGATTGATGAAATGGAGCTTCGCGGGGTAGTGGGTCCCTATGAAGGCAGCAAGCCGAGAAATGTGCTGATTTCTAAACCGTCAGAGGAACAGTCTCCATAAAACAAGGGCCGGCTGAAAGCAGCAGCTAGCAGTCGGCTTTTGGTTATCCTAAATGCAGACTCACTTTATTTGACTGCCGGATGATCAATCTGAAATCATCTTTTCAAACTGTATTAAAAGGGAATATAATACCTATCATTACAATTGTCATCAGACGTCACAGGAAAGCAGGTGGTTACATGACGATCAAGTCAGATAATAGACATCTATATTTACAGATCATCGATCGCTTGAAGCGGGATATAGAAGCGGGAGTGTACAAGGGAAAAGAAAAGCTCCCCTCAGAATTCGAACTGGCCAAACAGCTCGGAGTCAGCCGGGCGACATTAAGGGAAGCTTTGCGCATTCTGGAAGAGGAAAATGTGATCACCCGAAGGCATGGGGTCGGCACCTTTGTTAATGCCAAGCCGCTGTTTACCTCGGGAATCGAACAATTATCAAGCGTTACGGATATGATTATTCAAGCAGGGATGGAGCCGGGTACGATCTTTTTAAGCTCCAACATCGAAAGCCCGACAGAGGAGGATATGAAGCGGTTTGGCAGTGAACCGGATGAGGACATTATCATTATTGAAAGAGTTCGTACAGCTAATGGGGAGCCCGTCGTTTATTGTCTGGATAAAATTCCAGTCAAGCTCTTTCCAAAGGAATACAATTACGACGATGAATCGCTATTTTCCGTGTTAGACCGTATTGGAAACCGGAAAATTTCTTATGCGGTCGCGCATATTGAACCATTCGGCTTTCATGAAAAGGTGTCGCCGATTTTGCAGTGTGATCCGGAAACCGCTTTGTTATTATTAAAGCAGCTTCATTTTGATGATTCGGACGTTCCCATTCTCTATTCAATGAATTATTTTAAGGCGGATAAGTTTAGATTTCATGTGATGAGAAAACGGATCTAGTCTTTTATCCCGCTGTAAAATGCCTTTCGGTCTCTTCCTTTAAGGACGGCGTCAGCAACGAAAGCCGAAGCGGGAGAACGAGGCATCTAAAGGCGCTGCAGCAGAACGCTGCGGCGGGTTAGTCTGGGTTCTTCTTTTCAAGCAGCGGGGATGAAGAAAACTCCGCTGCTTGAAGGTCACTTTACATAAAATCTATGCGGACGCCTACCGTGTTATGCCGAGCAGAAAATGAGAAAAGCCGTCCGTCCGCGGGCGTTTTTTTGTTAAGAACAGATGGGAAAAAGCCGCTGAAACTCTCTTTCCAAAGAGAGCTCAGCGTGCAGTTCAATGTTCAACCAGCCGGCACTCGTGTATAGTGAAATTAAGTTTTTAATAATTGCGGGCATGAAGAAGGGCTTTATCGGATAGAAATATAGACATAGATGCATGGATAAGGAGGATCTTTACGTGACTTTAGTGGATGAAATAGTAAAAAAGAAAAAAGGATATACCCTGCATATAATTCAAACGGACAAATACAAAACCAACACTCTTGTGTGGAAGATGAAAGCCCCTCTTGAAAAAGAGACAGTCACCATGCGAGCTTTGCTGCCTTATGTCTTGCAGAGCGGCTCAGAGGCTTATCCCGCTTCAACCGCTTTGCGCGCTCATTTAGACGATCTGTACGGTGCGAATTTTTTTGTGGATGTGGCCAAGAAGGGCGATTATCACATCATGAGCTTTTCAGTTGAAGTGGCCAACGAACGTTTTCTAAAGGACAAAGAACCGCTGTTAAAACAAGCGATGGATTTTTTCCATGAGGTGCTGTGCAAGCCCTTGGCCAAAGACGGCTCTTTTGATGAAGCAATCGTTGCCGGTGAAAAGCGCAATTTGAAGCATCGCATTCAAGCGGTGTATGATGATAAAATGCGCTTTGCGAGCGTGCGGTTGTTAGAAGAAATGTATGATGGCGAGCCTTACGCCCTGCAGTCGAACGGTTATCTTGAAGCGGTGGACCCCATTGATCCTGCATCTTTATTCCGCTATTATGAAAAAGCTTTTGCTGAGAATGAGATGGATTTGTATATGGTTGGAGACATTGACCCTCATGAAGCAGAACAAATCGCTGACCAGCTGTTCGCCTTTAACGAGCGGCCGCAGCTGCCTTCGAGCGCAAAGCTGGCTCTTTCGCGAAAGGACAAGCCAAAGATTGTGAAGGAGGTGCAGCCGATTAATCAAGGTAAGTTGAACATCGGCTACCAAACGAACGTGGTCTACGGCGATCCGGATTATTTTGCCCTGCAAGTGTTCAACGGCATCTTTGGCGGCTTCTCTCACTCGAAGCTCTTTGCCAACGTGCGTGAAAAAGCAAGTCTGGCTTATTATGCGGCGAGCCGCGTAGAGAGCCATAAAGGATTTCTGATGGTGCTGTCGGGCATCGACAGCAAAAACTACGATCAGGCCGTTCAAATTATTGATCAACAGCTCAATGCGATGAAAAAAGGTGAAATTTCGGAAAAGGAAATACTGCAAACAAGAGCCGTCATCCGCAATCAATTGCTGGAAACGGCCGATACCGCCCGCGGATTAATTGAGCTTTTGTATCAGAATGTCGTTGCCCGCAAGCACGTCACCCTTGATGACTGGCTGGAAGCGGTTGAAAGGACGACGATTGAAGAAGTAACGGCCGTGGCAGCTCAGGTGGAAACCGACACCATTTACTTCTTGTCTGGAACGGAGGATGCATGATGGAGAAAATAGTGTTTGATCAGCTCCAAGAAGAACTTTATTATGAAAAAATGTCCAACGGGCTTGATGTGTACGTTTTGCCGAAAAAAGGGTTCAACAAAACCTACGCTACATTTACTACGAAATACGGTTCGGTTGATCATTGCTTCGTTCCTCTCGGCAAGCAGGAATTTGTCCAAGTACCCGACGGCATTGCTCACTTTTTAGAACATAAAATGTTTGAAAAGGAGGAAGGGGATGTATTTCAGCATTTCAGCCGGCAAGGTGCTTCAGCCAACGCCTTCACTTCCTTTACAAGAACGGCTTACTTATTTTCATGCACAGCCAACGTTGTTCAAAATTTGGAAACGCTGATTAACTTTGTGCAGGACCCTTACTTTACGGAAAAAACAGTAGAGAAGGAAAAAGGGATCATCGGGCAAGAAATCCGGATGTATGACGATAATCCGGATTGGCAAGTGTATTTTGGCGTCATCCAAAATATGTATCATAGGCATCCGGTGAAGATTGATATTGCCGGTACAGTTGATTCGATCGCCGAGATTACGAAGGATCATTTATTTGAGTGCTATCGCACATTTTATCATCCGAGCAACATGCTGTTGTTTGTCGTCGGTTCGGTGGATCCGGAAAAAACGATGGCGCTTGTCCGCGACAACCAGGCACAAAAGCCTTTCGAAGCTCAGCCGAGCATTCAGCGTCGCTTTGAAGCGGAACCGGAAGCGGTGAAAGAGAAGAGGCGGGTACTGAAGATGAATGTTCAGACTTCCAAATGCGAAGTGGGATTGAAAGCGATTGATACAGAATTGCAAGGGAAAGAATTGCAAAAACGGGAGCTTGCCATGAACATTCTTCTTGATATGCTGTTTAGCAAAAGCTCCGAGCTGTATTTTACGATGTATCGGG from Bacillus xiapuensis encodes:
- the yfmH gene encoding EF-P 5-aminopentanol modification-associated protein YfmH produces the protein MEKIVFDQLQEELYYEKMSNGLDVYVLPKKGFNKTYATFTTKYGSVDHCFVPLGKQEFVQVPDGIAHFLEHKMFEKEEGDVFQHFSRQGASANAFTSFTRTAYLFSCTANVVQNLETLINFVQDPYFTEKTVEKEKGIIGQEIRMYDDNPDWQVYFGVIQNMYHRHPVKIDIAGTVDSIAEITKDHLFECYRTFYHPSNMLLFVVGSVDPEKTMALVRDNQAQKPFEAQPSIQRRFEAEPEAVKEKRRVLKMNVQTSKCEVGLKAIDTELQGKELQKRELAMNILLDMLFSKSSELYFTMYRDGLIDDTFGYDFTQEKGFGFATIGGDTSRPEELEQRIQSILLEAKAGKHITEKALERSVKKKIGAFLRAVNSPEYIANQFTRYQFNGMDLFDVVPILETITFEDIQAAAKKLIAADRLTAFHILPKEK